The DNA segment GCCGGCTCGAGTCGCGGCAACATCAGCGAACACCGATAACGGGGGGCCAAACAGCACCAGCGCCTGATCTATGAGATGCGGCCCCAGATCATACAGGATCCCGCTGCCCGGCAGATTCTGCTCACGCCAGCGATCGCGAACATGGGGGCGATACCGGTCAAAATGGGAATGGAACTCCCGTATTTCTCCCAGCACCCCGTCAGCGATCAGCTGCTGAAGGGTCAGGAAATCGTTGTCATAGCGACGATTATGATACACGCTGAGCTTCTTGCCCTGTTCAGCAGCGATGTGCTGCAACTGTTCGCCGTCATCGGCAGAAATCACCCAGGGCTTGTCGATTATCACGTGTTTCCCGGATTCCAGTGCGGCCTGTGCAATCTCGAAATGGGTCGTGTTGGGCGAGGCCACCACCACCACATCAATATCGGGCATCTCCAGCAGGCTTTGATAATCCGGGCAGACCGCGGCATCCGGGTATGCCTGCGCCACTTCTGCTGCCCGACTGGTAACCACGGCGCGCAGCTGAAAACGACCGCTGCTGGTGAGTACGGGTGCATGGAATGCGCTCCCTGCCAGCCCGAAGCCAACCAAACCTGCGTTATATACTGTTTCCATAGCCCAAGTATACTATACTTTCTGTATGCTTAATACACCGATATCGTCCGGAATTCCTGCGATCGACACCGCCTGCCACAGTCTGCTGGTCGGTGACAATGTGGTGTGGCGGAGCACCGACCACGAACTGTACAGCACGGTATGCCTGGCGATGCTGCAGGTCGGTCGCGAGCAGCGCTGGCCGCTGGTGTACTTCCGGTTTGCCAATCATACCGCTATAACATCGGCAGCAGATGTCCAGGTATATCATCCGGAGCCCGAGAAGGGCTTCGAGCACTTCATCTCCATGATCCATCGGGTAATTGCATCACATGGAACCGGGGGTGTGTATGTGTTCGATTCTTTATCGGACTTGCAGGAGATGTATTTCAGTGACCGCATGATCGGCTGTTTCTTCGAGCTTACCTGTCCGTACCTGCGCCGCATGGAGACAATCGCGTACTTCCGACTCGATCCATCTGCTCATTCGTGCTACGCAACCGAGCCTATTCGCCGAACCACCCAGGTCTGGCTTGATGCTTACACCTGTGCTGGAGAACGCTACCTGCAGCCGCTAAAGACCTGGCACGATCCGGAGGGGAACACCCTGCCACTTTTCCACTGGGATGCTGATACCGCCCGGGAGGTGCAGAACAGTGCAATCGAGTCGATGGTGCGCCAGTCGCCAGGCTGGAACGAGATGCCATCAACCAGCGAGCGTCAGATTGATGTATGGGATACTGCACTGATGCGGTTCGAGGATCTGCAGCGATTATCCCAGGCACACAGTACACCACTCGAGCAAATCCCGGAACTGCAGCGCTTGTGGAACATCGCTGAACGAATGCTTTTGAGCACCCAGCCGCGCATGCTGGGATTGATTCACCGCTACATCACCCCTCAGGACATAGTCGGGCTCTGGAAACGGATGATAGGAACCGGTCAGATCGGCGGCAAAGCGGTTGGCATGCTGCTGTCTCGCGCGATTTTGCGGAAGCAGCATCCGCACATCCATGCCACGCTGGAGAATCATGATTCCTTTTTTATTGGTTCGGATGTCTTCTATACCTTCCTGGTAGAGAACGATTGCTGGTGGGATCGACGCGAGCTGCACGCCTCTCCCCAGAATGAATCTGCCTGCCGGATAGTCGCTGACCGGATGAAAACCGGCAGGTTTTCCCCGCAGATCATCCAGGGGTTTCGCGACCTCCTGGAGTATTTCGGTAATGCGCCGATCATTGTGCGCAGCAGCAGCTTGCTCGAGGACAACTTCGGGAATGCATTTGCCGGCAAATATGCCTCCTTCTTCCTGACCAATCAGGAGTCTGCTGAACGCAGGCTGCAGAAGCTGCTGGATGCAGTCCGGGAGATATATGCCGGCACGGTAAGCCCCGAAGCCCTGGCTTACCGTCGTGAACGCGGAGTTCTGGACCAGGATGAGCAGATGGCACTGCTGGTTCAACGGGTCTCCGGGCGACGCCGCAAGGCCTGGTTTTTTCCCGATGCCGCAGGTGTGGGGCTTTCGCATAATCCGTATACCTGGAATGACCTTATGCAGGCATCGGCGGGAATGAGCCGGATGGTCGTCGGCCTGGGCACACGGGCAGTAGATCGCACCCAGGATGACTCCGCCCGCATCGTGGCACATGATCACCCGACCCTCAGCCCCGATGAATCCCGGCAGCACCGGCTGGATGCACTGGACCTGCAGACCGGCAGATTGACGCAAATTCCACTGCGTAATCCCGACGCTCTGCAACTGCCGGAAATCCTGCTGGAACGTGACTGGCGTCGTGAGCGTATGGCCCGGCAGATGGGGATCACCAGTTCTGCTCGGATCGGACTGGAACAGGCACTCGGCAGCAGCGAACTGCCTGCCGTTCTGGAACAGATTGGCAAGGTCCTGGAACAGGAGTACGGTACCCCGGTGGAATATGAATACACGGCTCAGTGGTCTGCTACTGAACCAGGGAGCGGCTACTGGCAACTGAACATAGTACAGTGCCGCCCATTCCAGATTACCACGACGAATGGTGCAGAAACGACGCATGAGGTCTTTGACCAGCTGGAGTCAGACAGCATTCTGATTCGCTGCCCGGGACCGATAATCGGGCATGGGCGACACCAGCAAATCGATGCAATAGTGTGGATTGATCCGGAGAGCTACAGCAGTCTTGAGGAATCCCGGCGCTATGTCGAGGCCGAACGGCTTGGTCAATGTATTCAAACCCTGCGACAGCAAGGTAAACGGATCTTCCTGTTCGGCCCCGGGCGCTGGGGCACCAGCACCCCCTCTATGGGCGTACCGGCCCGTTTCGGGCACATCCGGGGTATCACTGCCCTGGGCGAGCTGGACTGGATGCACGACACCCTGTCCCCGGATCTCTCGCTTGGCACCCATTTCTTTCACGATCTGGTGGAGGAGGATGTACTGTATCTTGCGCTGCGGCGAAGTAGCAGCAGCATTAACTGGAATCGGCTGAACGAGGATGGGTACAGCTGGGAATCAGCCAGCCAGGGGCAGCATTCAGACAGCGTGCGCTGGTACTTTCCCCCAGATGATCAGGAAATGTGGCTGGCTGCCGACCCTGCCGCACGCGAACTGGCAATCTACCTGAAATAAAACGGGCGGCACCATATGTACCGCCCGTACACTGATTACATGCGCTTGATCGCGCATACTCAGACTGGATACCGACGGTCAGACCAGTCCCTGCTCCAGCATGGCATCGGCAACCTTCAGGAAGCCTGCAATGTTGGCACCGGCCACATAGTTGCCCTTGGTAGCATAGCGTTCGGCGGCATCCGCAGCTGCTGCATGAATATCTGTCATGATACCGCGCAGCTTGGTGTCGACCTCTTCCGCACTCCAGGCCAGCCGGATTGCATTCTGACTCATCTCCAGCGCGCTGGTTGCCACCCCGCCGGCATTGGCGGCCTTGCCCGGGCCGTACAGTACGCCGGCATCCTGGAACACCTTGATCCCATCGGCGTTGGTGGGCATATTGGCACCCTCACTGACAACCGTACAGCCGTTCTTTACCAGGGCTTTGGCATCGGCGCCGTCGATCTCGTTCTGGGTTGCACTCGGGAAAGCGGCATCACAGGGAATCGACCAGGGGCGTTGCCCCTCCAGATACTGCGCACCAAACTCATCAGCGTACTCCTTGATGCGTCCGCGCCGCACATTTTTCAGCTCCATTACAAACTGCAGCTTCTCCGGAGTTATACCATCCGGATCATAGATACTTCCCGAGGAATCCGACAGGGTAACGACCTTGGCACCGAGCTCGGTAAGTTTCTGGGTGGTAAACTGGGCAACATTCCCGCTGCCGGACACCACACAGGTTTTCCCGTCGAATGATTCTCCCCTGGTGGCAAGCATCTCGCTGGCAAAGTATACCGAGCCATAGCCGGTTGCCTCGGGACGAATCAGGCTGCCGCCCCAGTTCAAGGACTTTCCGGTAAGCACACCGGTAAACTCGTTCGCCAGGCGCTTGTACTGCCCGTACATATAGCCGATTTCCCGTGCTCCGACACCGATGTCACCGGCAGGTATGTCGGTATCGGCGCCAACATGGCGCGCCAGCTCGGTCATAAACGACTGACAATAGCGCATGACCTCGTTATCTGACTTCCCCTTGGGATCGAAATCAGAACCGCCTTTACCGCCGCCGATCTGCAGGGTGGTAAGTGAGTTCTTGAAGATCTGCTCGAATCCCAGAAACTTGAGGATGCTCAGGTTTACCGAGGGGTGGAATCTGAGCCCGCCCTTGTAGGGGCCCAGGGCGCTGTTGAACTGCACCCGGAAGCCGCGGTTGACCCGGAACTCGCCCTGATCATCCATCCAGGGAACCCGGAACATAATCACCCGTTCCGGCTCCACAATTCGCTCCACCACCCGGTACTTCTGATACTCGGGATGCTGCTTGATAACCGGCTCGAGGCTGTGCAACACCTCCTCGACAGCCTGCATGAACTCAGGCTCACCGGAATTCCGGCGGTTTACCTGATCCAGCACATCATTAATATAAGACATAGTTTCTCCTCACCATAAAAATGGTTGACGAAAGCAAACCATACCTGCAGGTAGTATTGCAACCATCGCCGAGAGGTTCTATCATACCTACATGAATGTAGTATTAGCCTTTGCCTGGATTGGAGCTGCCCTGATTGCCGGAAAACTGCTGAGAAACGCTGTCCCGGTACTGAAACGACTGTTCATACCGAGTTCAATTCTGGGAGGACTGCTGTTACTGGCTGTCGGCCCGGAGGTTCTGGGAGGGTTCGGCCTCGAGCTGTTTTCCGGGTCGGTGCGAGATATCTGGAGCGGTATCCCCGGATTTATGATTAACATCGTCTTTGCGGCCCTGTTTCTGGGCAAAACATTGCCAAGCCTGCGAGATATCTGGAAGAAGGCAGGACCACAGGTCGCCTTTAGCCATACCGTTGCCTGGGGTCAGTACGTGGTTGGTCTGGGAGTAACCTCGCTGATCCTGATACCGCTGTTCTCGGTAGAGCCGATGTTTGGCACCCTGATCGAAATCGGTTTTATCGGCGGACACGGGACCGCTGCCGGACTGGGAGAGACCTTCGCCGAACTTGGCTGGGCTGAGGGCCAGGATCTGGCGCTCGGGGTAGCTACCCTGGGGGTCGTGCTGGGGATCGTAACCGGGATTGTACTGATCAACTGGGGCGTGCGCGGCAAGCACACCGAGATACTCGGCAGCACCCGTGAGGCAGCCAGGGATATCCGCGCAGCCCAGGAAATCCATGAGAGCATGGAAAACGACCTGGTAAACCGCGGACAGGCTGACGAAGCACAGCCACAGATTACCGAGGTCGAATCCATGGAGCCGCTGAGTTTCCATCTGGCGTATATTGGTGCGGCCATCGGCATCGGTGCATTGATCCTGGGTGCACTCACCTGGCTCGAAGCCCGTTTCCTTCTGCCGCTGGGATGGCCGGTACTGATCGGCCATGTACCGCTATTCCCGATAGCTATGATCGGCGGGATTATTGTGGAAAGGTTGCACCACCGATTTTTCACCGGGGTGCTTGATCGGGTACTTATTATGAGGATCCAGGGGACTGCACTGGATCTCCTGATTGTATCCGCACTGGCCAGCCTTACCCTGAGCGCCCTGGCTGATGCCTGGCTTCCCCTGGTGATTCTGGTTTCGGCGGGTATTGCCTGGACGGTTATCGCCTTTGTGTTTATTGCGCCCCGCATGATGCGCACCCACTGGTTCGAACGTGCCATCGGGGACTTCGGACAGTCGCTTGGGGTAACCGCAACCGGACTCCTGCTGATGCGCATCGCAGATCCGGAGAACAAAACCCCGGCGTTCGAGGCCTTTGGCTACAAACAGCTGCTGTTCGAACCCCTGGTCGGCGGGGGGATTTTTACCGCGGTCTCGGCGCCGCTGG comes from the Spirochaeta africana DSM 8902 genome and includes:
- a CDS encoding oxidoreductase, which gives rise to METVYNAGLVGFGLAGSAFHAPVLTSSGRFQLRAVVTSRAAEVAQAYPDAAVCPDYQSLLEMPDIDVVVVASPNTTHFEIAQAALESGKHVIIDKPWVISADDGEQLQHIAAEQGKKLSVYHNRRYDNDFLTLQQLIADGVLGEIREFHSHFDRYRPHVRDRWREQNLPGSGILYDLGPHLIDQALVLFGPPLSVFADVAATRAGSEIEDYFHILLEYPQTRVILHSGCFVARFQTDRFRVYGTRGSWRIDGLDPQEDALRSGRRPAGPEGDTGWGIDAADRRGELCRVDEAGNLQPVELTENQPGDYTRFYRAFAEAIDGTAPLPVDLSDALCGIRIIEAALQSSRDGRRIFL
- a CDS encoding phosphoenolpyruvate synthase encodes the protein MLNTPISSGIPAIDTACHSLLVGDNVVWRSTDHELYSTVCLAMLQVGREQRWPLVYFRFANHTAITSAADVQVYHPEPEKGFEHFISMIHRVIASHGTGGVYVFDSLSDLQEMYFSDRMIGCFFELTCPYLRRMETIAYFRLDPSAHSCYATEPIRRTTQVWLDAYTCAGERYLQPLKTWHDPEGNTLPLFHWDADTAREVQNSAIESMVRQSPGWNEMPSTSERQIDVWDTALMRFEDLQRLSQAHSTPLEQIPELQRLWNIAERMLLSTQPRMLGLIHRYITPQDIVGLWKRMIGTGQIGGKAVGMLLSRAILRKQHPHIHATLENHDSFFIGSDVFYTFLVENDCWWDRRELHASPQNESACRIVADRMKTGRFSPQIIQGFRDLLEYFGNAPIIVRSSSLLEDNFGNAFAGKYASFFLTNQESAERRLQKLLDAVREIYAGTVSPEALAYRRERGVLDQDEQMALLVQRVSGRRRKAWFFPDAAGVGLSHNPYTWNDLMQASAGMSRMVVGLGTRAVDRTQDDSARIVAHDHPTLSPDESRQHRLDALDLQTGRLTQIPLRNPDALQLPEILLERDWRRERMARQMGITSSARIGLEQALGSSELPAVLEQIGKVLEQEYGTPVEYEYTAQWSATEPGSGYWQLNIVQCRPFQITTTNGAETTHEVFDQLESDSILIRCPGPIIGHGRHQQIDAIVWIDPESYSSLEESRRYVEAERLGQCIQTLRQQGKRIFLFGPGRWGTSTPSMGVPARFGHIRGITALGELDWMHDTLSPDLSLGTHFFHDLVEEDVLYLALRRSSSSINWNRLNEDGYSWESASQGQHSDSVRWYFPPDDQEMWLAADPAARELAIYLK
- the gdhA gene encoding NADP-specific glutamate dehydrogenase, with translation MSYINDVLDQVNRRNSGEPEFMQAVEEVLHSLEPVIKQHPEYQKYRVVERIVEPERVIMFRVPWMDDQGEFRVNRGFRVQFNSALGPYKGGLRFHPSVNLSILKFLGFEQIFKNSLTTLQIGGGKGGSDFDPKGKSDNEVMRYCQSFMTELARHVGADTDIPAGDIGVGAREIGYMYGQYKRLANEFTGVLTGKSLNWGGSLIRPEATGYGSVYFASEMLATRGESFDGKTCVVSGSGNVAQFTTQKLTELGAKVVTLSDSSGSIYDPDGITPEKLQFVMELKNVRRGRIKEYADEFGAQYLEGQRPWSIPCDAAFPSATQNEIDGADAKALVKNGCTVVSEGANMPTNADGIKVFQDAGVLYGPGKAANAGGVATSALEMSQNAIRLAWSAEEVDTKLRGIMTDIHAAAADAAERYATKGNYVAGANIAGFLKVADAMLEQGLV
- a CDS encoding sodium/glutamate symporter, with the protein product MNVVLAFAWIGAALIAGKLLRNAVPVLKRLFIPSSILGGLLLLAVGPEVLGGFGLELFSGSVRDIWSGIPGFMINIVFAALFLGKTLPSLRDIWKKAGPQVAFSHTVAWGQYVVGLGVTSLILIPLFSVEPMFGTLIEIGFIGGHGTAAGLGETFAELGWAEGQDLALGVATLGVVLGIVTGIVLINWGVRGKHTEILGSTREAARDIRAAQEIHESMENDLVNRGQADEAQPQITEVESMEPLSFHLAYIGAAIGIGALILGALTWLEARFLLPLGWPVLIGHVPLFPIAMIGGIIVERLHHRFFTGVLDRVLIMRIQGTALDLLIVSALASLTLSALADAWLPLVILVSAGIAWTVIAFVFIAPRMMRTHWFERAIGDFGQSLGVTATGLLLMRIADPENKTPAFEAFGYKQLLFEPLVGGGIFTAVSAPLVFTFGLPVMLMVTAVILLFWLVIGLRLGRQPHT